One genomic region from Terasakiella sp. SH-1 encodes:
- a CDS encoding bifunctional diguanylate cyclase/phosphodiesterase, with protein sequence MTEQKRRKSVLSQIIESTPVPTFVIDTQHRIIHWNMACENVTGIRADKMIGTQKAWVAFYADERPTMADIVLDGNPDDIETFYSGKYHKSDVLDGVWEAEDFFPHFPDGGKWLSFSATILEDEEGRVIGAVETLRDITKQKNYEKSLKKNQKILSEVIDGCPVPMFVLNDEHQVTHWNKACESIIGTPADEVVGTKEQWKAFYDEERPVLADLVMNNSYDAISEFYKGIWAASPLIEEGWEATDYFPNFRSGAKWLYFTAAPLRSDDGEIFGAVETLQDVSNQKQYEAKLEFQANHDALTGLANRTLLTDRIKQAIAHAERDNRLLSLLFIDLDNFKTINDTLGHNVGDQLICETAKKISNAVRTGDTVARLGGDEFVVLLFAPESEDHVTDIVQRLTEEVATSFCHNGQDLHVGCSVGVAMFPQDGGDVETLMKNADSAMYLAKATEKGSFCFFTQDLTDRALRRLQIENDLHKAIDRHEFYLEYQPIYELATGKIIAAEALLRWNHPEQGLINPVDFIHIAEETSMIVDIGEWVLRTAAKEAMYWHEELGKTLRISINVSARQFRNHEIHEALERVYNDIGHPGFNIELELTENLVMHNPERAEESLAKLREMGVCLAMDDFGTGYSSLAYLRRFPFDMIKIDKAFVDDLGKNKEAEAIVRAMLELGRALGLRMLAEGVETELQRTFLAREGCDEVQGFLFSRPKKVENFREMLRKETF encoded by the coding sequence TTGACTGAACAAAAAAGACGGAAAAGCGTTCTTTCGCAAATTATTGAAAGTACGCCTGTTCCGACATTCGTTATAGATACGCAGCATCGTATCATCCATTGGAATATGGCTTGTGAAAATGTCACAGGCATTCGTGCTGATAAGATGATTGGCACGCAAAAAGCATGGGTTGCTTTTTACGCTGATGAGCGCCCGACGATGGCGGATATTGTACTGGATGGCAACCCGGACGATATCGAGACGTTTTATTCAGGCAAATACCATAAGTCGGATGTGTTAGACGGTGTTTGGGAGGCCGAAGACTTCTTTCCGCATTTTCCTGATGGCGGCAAATGGCTGTCTTTCAGTGCAACCATTTTAGAAGATGAAGAAGGCCGTGTTATTGGGGCTGTGGAAACATTGCGCGATATCACCAAGCAGAAGAATTACGAAAAGTCTCTGAAAAAAAATCAGAAAATTCTGTCCGAAGTCATTGATGGTTGTCCGGTTCCGATGTTTGTTCTTAATGATGAACACCAAGTCACCCACTGGAATAAGGCATGTGAATCCATTATCGGAACGCCCGCAGATGAGGTTGTGGGGACAAAGGAACAGTGGAAAGCATTTTATGACGAGGAACGTCCCGTTCTTGCCGATTTGGTGATGAACAACAGTTATGATGCCATTAGTGAGTTTTACAAAGGGATCTGGGCAGCCTCCCCGTTAATTGAGGAAGGGTGGGAGGCAACTGATTATTTCCCCAACTTCAGGTCCGGGGCAAAGTGGTTATATTTTACAGCAGCACCGTTGCGCAGTGATGATGGCGAAATTTTTGGTGCAGTGGAGACGTTGCAAGATGTCAGTAACCAGAAACAATATGAAGCCAAACTGGAATTTCAGGCCAACCATGATGCGCTGACGGGGCTTGCGAACCGGACCTTGCTGACAGACCGTATCAAGCAGGCGATTGCGCATGCTGAACGTGATAATCGTTTGTTGTCTCTGTTATTTATTGATCTGGATAATTTCAAAACCATCAATGATACGTTGGGGCATAATGTCGGGGATCAACTGATTTGTGAAACCGCAAAGAAAATTTCCAATGCGGTGCGCACCGGGGACACGGTGGCGCGTTTGGGTGGGGATGAATTTGTGGTTTTGCTGTTTGCTCCGGAAAGTGAAGATCATGTCACTGATATTGTACAGCGCCTGACCGAAGAAGTTGCCACCAGCTTTTGTCATAATGGTCAGGACTTGCATGTGGGATGCAGTGTCGGGGTTGCGATGTTCCCGCAAGATGGGGGGGATGTTGAAACCTTGATGAAAAATGCTGACAGCGCCATGTATCTGGCCAAGGCAACGGAGAAAGGGAGCTTTTGCTTCTTTACACAGGATTTAACAGATCGTGCCCTGCGGCGTTTACAGATTGAAAATGACCTTCATAAAGCGATTGATCGCCATGAATTTTATTTGGAATATCAGCCGATTTATGAATTGGCGACAGGGAAAATTATTGCGGCAGAGGCTTTGCTGCGCTGGAACCATCCGGAACAGGGGCTGATTAACCCGGTTGATTTTATTCATATCGCCGAAGAAACCAGCATGATTGTGGACATCGGTGAGTGGGTGTTACGCACTGCGGCCAAAGAAGCCATGTATTGGCACGAAGAACTGGGCAAGACCTTGCGGATTTCCATTAATGTATCGGCGCGCCAGTTCAGAAATCATGAAATTCATGAAGCTTTGGAACGGGTGTATAATGACATCGGCCATCCCGGCTTTAATATTGAGCTGGAGCTGACGGAAAACCTGGTCATGCATAATCCGGAACGGGCAGAAGAAAGTCTGGCGAAATTACGTGAGATGGGTGTCTGCCTTGCCATGGATGATTTCGGTACAGGCTATTCCAGTCTGGCATACTTGCGCCGTTTCCCCTTTGACATGATCAAAATTGATAAGGCTTTTGTCGATGACCTTGGCAAAAACAAGGAAGCCGAAGCCATTGTGCGTGCCATGTTGGAATTGGGCCGTGCCCTTGGCTTGCGTATGTTGGCCGAAGGGGTAGAAACGGAATTGCAGCGTACGTTTCTGGCCCGTGAAGGCTGTGATGAAGTTCAGGGGTTTCTTTTCTCGCGACCAAAGAAAGTCGAAAATTTCCGAGAGATGTTACGCAAAGAGACCTTTTAA
- a CDS encoding DUF3572 domain-containing protein: MKQEQAEVIALQAITFIGSDERALHGLLAQSGAGVDDLKEQISDPAFLAGILDFLLSDEGALLAFCDQADLQPELVIKARRALPGGEQLWDG, from the coding sequence ATGAAGCAGGAACAGGCGGAAGTTATCGCCCTGCAAGCCATCACCTTTATCGGCAGTGATGAACGCGCCTTACATGGGCTTCTGGCACAAAGCGGGGCAGGTGTTGATGACCTGAAAGAACAAATTTCAGACCCGGCCTTTCTGGCTGGTATTCTTGATTTTCTTCTTTCCGACGAAGGGGCCTTACTCGCCTTTTGTGATCAGGCAGACCTCCAGCCCGAACTTGTCATCAAGGCACGGCGTGCCCTGCCCGGTGGCGAACAATTGTGGGATGGGTAG